One region of Chryseobacterium sp. SORGH_AS_0447 genomic DNA includes:
- the msrB gene encoding peptide-methionine (R)-S-oxide reductase MsrB: MKNLLILLSVVLGIAVFATSCGDAKPKSTEAKKENETIMDNKNVKEIYFAGGCFWGTEHFFQQVRGVTGTEVGYANGNTKNPTYEEVVSHTTGFAETVKVKYDPEVVDVKLLIDLYFKTIDPTSIDQQGNDRGNQYRTGIYSTDKETEAIIKAEVAKLAKNYSKPVVVETIPLKNFYRAEDYHQDYLDKNPGGYCHIEPGLFEMARNANPPKKENQYQRQDRKVLKEKLTAEQYNVTQENGTEMAFQNEYWDETREGIYVDITTGEPLFISTDKFESGCGWPSFSKPITRKLIEEKLDRSHGMTRVEVRSKTGNAHLGHVFNDGPADKGGLRYCINSASLKFVPKAEMKAKGYGEYISLLDKK; the protein is encoded by the coding sequence ATGAAGAACCTATTAATATTGCTCAGCGTTGTTCTGGGTATCGCGGTTTTTGCGACAAGCTGTGGAGATGCCAAGCCAAAGTCGACAGAAGCCAAGAAAGAAAATGAGACCATTATGGATAATAAAAATGTAAAAGAAATTTATTTTGCAGGAGGATGTTTCTGGGGAACCGAACATTTTTTTCAACAGGTAAGAGGGGTAACCGGTACAGAAGTAGGATATGCCAACGGAAATACCAAAAACCCAACCTATGAAGAAGTGGTAAGCCATACGACAGGTTTTGCGGAAACCGTAAAAGTAAAGTATGATCCTGAAGTGGTAGATGTAAAATTGTTGATCGATCTGTATTTTAAAACCATAGATCCTACAAGTATTGATCAGCAGGGAAATGACAGAGGAAACCAGTACCGGACAGGAATTTATTCTACAGATAAGGAAACCGAAGCCATTATAAAAGCTGAGGTGGCCAAACTGGCAAAAAATTACAGCAAGCCGGTGGTTGTGGAAACTATTCCTCTGAAAAATTTCTACAGAGCGGAAGATTATCATCAGGATTATTTGGATAAAAATCCGGGAGGATACTGCCACATCGAACCGGGATTGTTTGAAATGGCGAGAAATGCCAACCCGCCGAAAAAGGAAAACCAGTACCAGAGACAGGACAGAAAGGTTTTAAAAGAAAAACTGACTGCCGAACAGTATAACGTAACCCAGGAAAATGGTACTGAAATGGCGTTCCAGAATGAATATTGGGACGAAACCCGGGAAGGAATTTATGTGGATATTACAACGGGAGAACCACTGTTTATTTCTACCGATAAATTTGAATCCGGATGCGGCTGGCCAAGCTTTTCGAAGCCGATTACGAGAAAGCTGATCGAGGAAAAGCTGGACCGTTCCCACGGGATGACCAGGGTAGAAGTGAGAAGCAAAACAGGTAATGCGCATTTGGGGCACGTTTTCAATGACGGGCCGGCAGATAAAGGAGGACTTCGTTACTGTATTAACAGTGCTTCGCTGAAGTTTGTCCCTAAAGCGGAAATGAAAGCAAAAGGCTACGGAGAATATATCTCCCTGCTGGATAAAAAATAA
- a CDS encoding ABC transporter permease, with amino-acid sequence MTKLLKLEYYKNLNYRPFKVFTILYFAILIALLFVGLVDFDLFGGTINLKEQGIYNFPEIWNFTTYIVGLLKIFLGLIIVFSISQEFSNRMFKQNTIDGLSRKEFITSKLLTISVFTIVSTVLVFAITMFLGYQYSNTTESAKVFEEIFFIGNYFVKLFTFFCFLMFLSVLLRKSIFVFLALFVFWVGEGIISAVEVFTKVRGLQGEQRNQVLQNDFFVTHLLPLESMSSLIPNPMMRLNMAKMMGMKYEFHYPTESLIACLFWCAIFIFGSYWILRKRDW; translated from the coding sequence ATGACCAAATTATTAAAACTAGAATATTACAAAAACCTGAACTACCGACCGTTTAAGGTTTTTACCATCCTGTATTTCGCCATCCTGATCGCTTTGCTTTTTGTCGGACTGGTAGATTTCGACCTTTTTGGAGGAACAATAAATCTCAAGGAACAAGGCATCTATAATTTTCCGGAGATCTGGAATTTCACGACTTATATTGTTGGATTACTAAAGATTTTCCTGGGACTGATCATTGTATTTTCAATCTCACAGGAGTTCAGCAACCGCATGTTTAAGCAGAATACCATCGACGGGTTGAGCAGAAAAGAATTCATCACTTCAAAACTGTTAACCATCAGTGTTTTCACCATCGTTTCCACCGTTCTTGTATTTGCAATTACGATGTTTCTGGGCTATCAATATTCCAACACAACGGAATCGGCTAAAGTGTTCGAGGAAATATTTTTTATCGGCAATTATTTTGTGAAGCTGTTTACTTTTTTCTGCTTCCTGATGTTCCTTTCGGTACTGCTTAGAAAATCAATATTTGTTTTCCTTGCACTCTTTGTATTCTGGGTGGGCGAAGGTATTATATCAGCCGTTGAAGTATTTACGAAAGTGCGAGGACTGCAGGGTGAGCAGAGAAACCAAGTGCTGCAGAACGACTTTTTCGTTACCCATCTTTTACCGCTGGAAAGCATGTCGAGCCTGATCCCGAACCCGATGATGCGTCTGAATATGGCCAAAATGATGGGGATGAAATACGAATTCCACTATCCTACGGAAAGCCTTATCGCCTGTCTTTTCTGGTGTGCGATTTTTATTTTCGGATCCTACTGGATTCTTAGAAAAAGGGACTGGTAA